A stretch of the Erinaceus europaeus chromosome 1, mEriEur2.1, whole genome shotgun sequence genome encodes the following:
- the MANBAL gene encoding protein MANBAL, whose protein sequence is MASELDFSPPEVPEPTFLENLLRYGLFLGAIFQLICVLAIIVPLPKSYETEGDPSEPRSAEVTRKPKATAPSSNKRPKKETKKKR, encoded by the exons ATGGCCTCTGAACTGGACTTCTCACCTCCTGAGGTGCCTGAGCCCACTTTCCTGGAGAACCTGCTACGGTACGGACTCTTCCTGGGGGCCATCTTCCAGCTCATCTGTGTGCTGGCCATCATTGTACCGCTTCCCAAGTCCTACGAGACG GAAGGAGACCCCTCTGAGCCCAGAAGTGCTGAGGTGACAAGGAAGCCCAAGGCTACTGCCCCCTCTTCGAACAAGAGGCCCAAGAAGGAGACCAAGAAGAAGCGGTAG